The Labrus mixtus chromosome 14, fLabMix1.1, whole genome shotgun sequence nucleotide sequence AAAATGTATTAGGAAACTTGAGACTACTTATACTATCAAAACTGAATACAACTACAAGTGAAGTCACTCAAGCAGCCAAGGAAAATGGTATACTCCAAATAGCTCATACTGAGAATAAACAAGTATTTTCATTGCAAAATTTGGAGATAGTCATTTATtctattaaaggtgcactaagtagatttggtagtgaaatttgaaagtttcacatttctctaccaaatctccatagtgcacctttaaccaAACATGCACGTTGTATTCTGTAACACAGGTTAAGCAGAGAAACGCATTTCAAAACGGTGTAACTCTTATTTCTGTGATGACATAGTGTCTGAAGTTTATATGAAATAACTGTTAAGTGTCCTTATTGTTCTATAGACTCGGTAGAGGACGCATGTTCAATATGAGCTGCAAACTGTGTTTGACTCCAAAGTGTCTGTAGAGGAACTTTAAGTTTAGATGCAAAATTCAGCAGCATATTGTGTTTaacatatttttgcattgtCCTGCCTGCGAGATGCAATATTTTAAACCACCTGTAAAGGTGTTTAATAGTTTGCAGAGAATTAATCTGTCAAACTTTTGAATAGTTTGCATGTTGAGAGCTACTTCTACATGTGTACAGTCTCCATGAAGGATGTTCTGCATGATATCATACAGTCATTTAATGCTGCTGAGATAACTCTGCTTAAACGACGATTCAATCAAAGTTAACAaatgctgtctttttttgttaccTTCTACAATGAATACAACTTCTGTGTGCATTAGCATCAGCAGACATGATTACCTTTCTGGATCACTCGGGAACCGGAAGAGAGGCTGTGGGTCTGAGTTTCCACTAGCACAGTTCGGCACTGCGCACTGattctgcattttaaatgtttatcatAAACCAGGTTTACACGGAGAAAGCCTTTGAGGATAGACAACTGTGATAGCTTGTTAGCTATCAAGTCACGTTAAGGAGCAACAGAACTTCCgtttacttttcaaaataaaaccaactgTTTGAGTGGATTAAAACATAATGGCTCTTTGCGACATGACTGTAATACaaagaacaacattttattaTCTACAACCCTATTGGTATACGTTTTACTTCCTGCCACCGACACATAGCCCAAAataaacttcctgtttttgatagtgattttaattttattttgaaaactaaTTTTCTAGCTCATTCAAACAACATGAACCAAATCGCGCGCTTCCATTTCCCAGAATCCTCAGCAGTATTTTCAAATACCCATAGGATAAACCAAACATGCCCAGGCatatttcaacacaaacacaagtccTTCTTAAAGCTTTATAAAGCTGAAGGTAGAATAATTAACATGACTATTACAGCATTGTTATAACAGATGTCTGCATTTTTCTATTTATGTGTAAATAGcattaattgatttattttatattcttaaTTGATCCTGGAGGAGACATTTTGGTTTACACTTTAGAGTCTAGTCTATAAGTAGGTTTACACTGTGTTATTGAGAGActactcacacacataggctataatacacacatacacaaacagattCTGGGTTATTGGAGAGTTGTTAGAGTAGGGAGCGCAGCAAAGCTGTTGGGAGTTCGGTGCcaccttgctcaagggcacctcagcagtactctgGAAGTGACCTGGTACCTCTCCAGCAAACAGACTTGCACTTACTTACACAATCAAATAAGAATTTAAGAAAcaggattttgttttcattggtcTCCAGATGATTACAACAACTGACATGAGGTCATAAAGTTTGCTTTCATACTTGATTtatgtataaatataaaaacaatcagACATTACAGTTTATAATATGTGTCAAAGCAAGTTGACAGACTCATGTAGGACAAAGTTCTGAATTAGAGTCATTGACATATAGACTTATTAGTTACATGTTGAAGAAACTCAAAATATGGTTCTATTTAAATGAAATAGCTCAAATGTTTCAATAATTCTAGTAATGTTTACTAACTGAGTTGTTTCGTCACGCATTGGGCGTGTGGCTCTGAGCATGGACCGGTACTAAAGGAATCCTATTTGggttcaaacattcaaacagaacACGaggtttgtttgaaatgtgtgatgCTCAAAACTCCCGAAACTCTCGTTGTAAATTTCGGGCCACTCCATTGGTTGGTTTTGACATCTCGCGATACTTTTGGACCAATCGCAGTGCAGCCGCGACAAGTCAAATCGAATGAGCTCTCCGCACTGAGGCAGACGGACGTGTTGGTGTTTTGCTGAGGAGTCGTTGGAGGAGTTTGACACTACAAAGGAGGACAAGAGAGTAAGTTAACATTTCATCTTTCTATACTTTAATACAGGTGGAGATATAGTCAGGGCACAGCGGGAGAAACTTCTATCAACGACATCCTGATATTTACTTTTTCTAACGTGCCAATAAATTAACTGTTTTCTAATCTTACTTGCATTGAACATGTTGATGAAACTGAGTATTTTAACGTAATAAAACACTTTCATATGTGTGTTGAAGCTACTGTGTTACATAGAGAGTCAATTCAAGTGTAAACCCAGCACGAATTATGTAAATTAAAGACCTTGTTAAACCTGTTTTATTCAGTATGAAATCATCCTAATGTATCTTCTGTTTACCATCCAGAAATCTGCATTCATTAACCTCACTGAGGCTTTACCATGGACATCGTCACAGTTTCAACAAGAAACTACTCCAAAAAGAAGGTAGGAATGTATTACCTGTAATATGATGTAGGGCTGGGAgatatatcaagtttttaagatatatcgatatattttcaatcaagatatagggtaagacaatatcgttaatatcgctatagttcatgttgcattaaaataacgttatatACGTCTTCGGTAGAGCTGACAGTTCACCTATttctcatctccctctctctccctcttcaccctgcttctctgagccaaactcaaCTAAACTAAATggttaacaaaacacacaactgtgtttattttgttgtgcAGAAAATTAATTAACTTAACAAACAGGGAGTTTATTTTACTGTACATGTTCACCTTGTGCAactgactgttaataaaagacatatcgaTATTTATCGCGTCTCGCCATTCAGCTTAAGAATATCGAGATAttagttttggtccatatcacccagccctaATATGTAGTATGACCTGAATCATGGTCACCTTTTAGCCCCAAACTAACCCAccttgttgtgtttattgttttaggAAAACAAGGAAAATGCTCAGCCGACACTTGGAAGCAAGACTagtgtgaaaagagagaaacattctgCTCCTCCCTTCCAactgaaaagcaacaaaaaagagGAGACCCTGGCCAAAAGTGGTCCGCTcaaagccaaagaaaaacaaacagacactagGACAGTTTCTGGAGAGGCTCTGAAAAAGACTGTGCAGAGAAATGTGAGAGGAGCTACAGTTACTGAGGTCAAACAACGTCAAACACACAGCCAGGCCTTCCTCTCTGAACAGGCTGTGAGACACAAAAAGATGGTCACAGAAGCTCCAAAGCCTCCAgctgcagtgacatcatcaaaacCTGCTCCTGGCACGTACAAAGGAAGGGTTGTCCAGTCGAAAATCGGATCCATTTGGAGGTCAAGTGCTGCTGTGGGCGCGGCGGATCCTAAACCGTCAGCACCAAAAACAGAGATCCAAAGGGTTGGAAATGTAACTAAAATAAGGTCCAAGTCTGCTGTGGACGCCCAGAGGAATGGCACACATAAGCCTGCACCTATAAGGTCAGTGTCAGAGAAACCTGCTCAGGTGTCCAAGCGCCCCGTCACCAGCCGTCCTCCTGCTGGATTCCGCTCTGCTCGCCCTCCTGTCAGAACCGTCCCAGCAACTCTGACCAGTACCAGCACCAGAAACACTAAAGTGGCTCCCATCAAGGCGAGCGGGGGTCTGAACTCAAAGCTGAAGGTTTCAGTGACGGACAGGAAGGTCAACAAGCCTCCTGTCTCGAGCACCATCAGTCAGTACAGGTTAAACATGGAGAGTGCTGAGGAGAGAAGGTACATTTAATataccagaatttaaaactttgataCAATTCTACTAAAACATATTGATACATGTttcaataccacagcaacacaaataCAAGTCTGAGGCATTCAATATTGggtattgtttttaataatcagGCAAACCTCTGCACCCTGTTAAAGGATGGCAGCTTTGGTTAAGAATATGTGTGAAGATCTGaaggttgtttttaaagctccagtgattTAAGATACCgctgattgttttattttaaaacatttggaatTGAAAAGCATCTAAGTATTGTATTTGACAACCTTGCATTCATGTtcacatttgaatttaaatcaacaatatttaataaggatgttttttttttatttcctctgcagAGCTAAACTTGCAACCTGGCAGGCTTCCAAGGGCAAGACATTCAAAAGACCAGCCATGACAGCAGC carries:
- the si:ch211-266i6.3 gene encoding cytoskeleton-associated protein 2 isoform X1 — encoded protein: MDIVTVSTRNYSKKKENKENAQPTLGSKTSVKREKHSAPPFQLKSNKKEETLAKSGPLKAKEKQTDTRTVSGEALKKTVQRNVRGATVTEVKQRQTHSQAFLSEQAVRHKKMVTEAPKPPAAVTSSKPAPGTYKGRVVQSKIGSIWRSSAAVGAADPKPSAPKTEIQRVGNVTKIRSKSAVDAQRNGTHKPAPIRSVSEKPAQVSKRPVTSRPPAGFRSARPPVRTVPATLTSTSTRNTKVAPIKASGGLNSKLKVSVTDRKVNKPPVSSTISQYRLNMESAEERRAKLATWQASKGKTFKRPAMTAAVQPKTKVSAKPNCVCGPKPQCQSLVKTRPAQASSIDPEPGLEAQNTWRAEVASHSQTPAVMNTTLDLLENSDVFYGQQDGVDDVVVNLCDALEALATPSGCSDEVSQMTDVCREVKVENGNEDKDCEGEEELKDEGPEDVSEQLKDEVEVDDVEEVESDEGVMETTPHKEDASVVKYSVKTTPYLQSVKKTIEGEVSMSTSKRKSYIKDLKFLTPVRRSCRIERKSSHLPTMLLDHDPCVSSLAGLVQLDDDPNAYIFRKNPALLEELPDQPRM
- the si:ch211-266i6.3 gene encoding cytoskeleton-associated protein 2 isoform X2, whose product is MDIVTVSTRNYSKKKENKENAQPTLGSKTSVKREKHSAPPFQLKSNKKEETLAKSGPLKAKEKQTDTRTVSGEALKKTVQRNVRGATVTEVKQRQTHSQAFLSEQAVRHKKMVTEAPKPPAAVTSSKPAPGTYKGRVVQSKIGSIWRSSAAVGAADPKPSAPKTEIQRVGNVTKIRSKSAVDAQRNGTHKPAPIRSVSEKPAQVSKRPVTSRPPAGFRSARPPVRTVPATLTSTSTRNTKVAPIKASGGLNSKLKVSVTDRKVNKPPVSSTISQYRLNMESAEERRAKLATWQASKGKTFKRPAMTAAVQPKTKVSAKPNCVCGPKPQCQSLVKTRPAQASSIDPEPGLEAQNTWRAEVASHSQTPAVMNTTLDLLENSDVFYGQQDGVDDVVVNLCDALEALATPSGCSDVSQMTDVCREVKVENGNEDKDCEGEEELKDEGPEDVSEQLKDEVEVDDVEEVESDEGVMETTPHKEDASVVKYSVKTTPYLQSVKKTIEGEVSMSTSKRKSYIKDLKFLTPVRRSCRIERKSSHLPTMLLDHDPCVSSLAGLVQLDDDPNAYIFRKNPALLEELPDQPRM